A segment of the uncultured Desulfobulbus sp. genome:
ACTCGGAACATCAACGACACAGGTAAGCGAACGAGCTGTAGTGTCTGTTGTTTGACAAATTGCCATATTGTTCTGATACACGCGAAAGGCTGTAATTGCGGTGGGATCGCCGGTGTAATCCCAGGTGAAATCCAGAGATTTAAATGTATATATTTCTGGATACGAGGTAGGGTTAAAATTCAAGAGATTTGATCGCTCACTTTCAGTACCATCAGTCAACACCTGGCTCATTGAGAACTCCATCTCTCCTGCTATGAGATTAGCCGTGCACGATATGGAGGTGTCTGAAGGGGTTGTCGTTGCACACAATTTTTCTCCATTAAGCCAGATGTTATACCCCGTTATGATAGATGTATCTTCAGGCGGTTCCCAATGAAAAGTAAATTGTTTATTGCCGACATGAGGTTCACCGAGAGATCCAAGTGCAAATGGCGCGGAATGCTGGCTTTTCGAACCATCAGCGAAGGTGGCAACCAACGTAAAATTAGTAACCAGGGCCGTGATATCAACCTCACATTGCATGGAGGTCGCATTCGGATTTTGAGTCTCGCAAACAGGGCTCCCTTCCTGATAAAGAGTGAAGCCTGTCACTTCCGGCTCAGAGGGGGGGGTATATCCCCATTCAACCTGGATTGTTCGTGTTTCCGCGAAGGCCGTTGCCGTAAACAAAAGACTGCAGAACAATAAAGTGACGAGGCGGTGAATTATACGTTGCATAATGGTCCTCGGGTTAATTCTCTAAAGATTTCAGACGCATTCTTTGATATTGCACGCACAATGCCACGGACCGAAAATATTTTTCAACGATACTTCAAGCCCTTACCATCTACCCCTCAAGCACAGCCACGCGCGAATTCCCATTTGGTAACTTCATCTCAAAATGCTTTTGAAATCGCCCATCGTGTCCATTCGTATTGAGCCGATGAGAGATCGTTCCTTTTATTGTCCACAAACCTCCCTAAAGCATCTTTCGATTCAAACTCTATCGAGTAATACCCAGCCGCATATGCCCCTCGTCCCAGTAAGGTCGCCTTACCAGATCGCTCTATGCCGACCATTAAGTCATGATTTTTGTAAATTACCGAATCTGCTGTTCGGGTTTCTGTTCCATACTTAGATTCTTTGTAAAATTGGTACGTAAACACGGCAACAACCAGAATCATGCATAACGCAAGTGTGGATGCCAGTTTTGCATAAGGTGTAAAGCTCTGAGCGTTAAACAAATCCCGTAAGGAGAAACTGACGTGCTTCTTCGTTGCAAAGTTGATCTCTGTCAGCCGGGCCAAACATGGCTTCACAGCCATTTTAGTAAATTTTTCTACGCTTTCGATCGCCTCATTATCCAGGGGATCGGTCATCGCCAGGTCAATAATGTTTTTATCTTCATCAACATTGAGCGGCAAAACATCAAACTTGTCACAAAGATATCTTGGCAAAACACGCCTGGCATCGGGTTGAAATGCTGCATCAGGGTCGATGATCGGCATACCAAGATGCTTAGACAGCATTTCTGTCATGTGATCGCTTGAAACCACATTCATCCTCACCAAAATGCGCCCTAATCGACGGTTACCACCAACTTGCATTTTAAGGGCAAGATCGACCTTTTCTTGAGAGGCCAAACCTGATTCTACCAATAGCTCACCCAAACGTTTCTTAGCTGGTCCAGTTTGCTGTTTCTCTGCAGACATGTTGTTCCTCCTATAATTGCGGAACTGAATTTTCTAACAATTTATTAGTGGATTCAGGTACTCACGCTCACCATTTCATAAAAATGTGATTAGTATCAATGTTCAGCTTGAAAAAACGAGATCTTTCCCTCTGGTCGAGATATGACACCCGGGTTTAATTTTCTCCATTGGCAGCAGCCGCTCCTCCGGCATTTCGACTGAATGGGAGAAATCCCTGTAAGAGCTGGCAGCTCATTCGTCCCTTCAACATACTCAACGATTAGCCCCCAAAATTTGCATTTTGTGACTTTACCTCCCAGCTACAGAGGGGCATACTCCAAAATACAATCCGTACAAAATCGCAAACTGCTGAAAGTATATCGTTATTTAAAGGTTTATTTATATTATACGGCGAAGCAAATGAATATGACAAGGAAGAAGTCGGAAGATTTTCCAACAGGCACAAAGACCCCTCTCTGTCGGCGCAAGAAAGGTGAACGATCAGTGAGTTTTTCTGCGAGTTCGGACAAATGTAAAACTGAGTAAAGCCGTCATAAACAACCCTGCAACTGAAGGTTCTGGAACAGCTGACCTTACGGCGATGGCGTAGGCAACATTACTCGTATTAAGTTTAAATTGAGATCCCCAACCGAAATCAAATCCCCACCCAGTCTCCGCACCATTGATCTCTTCACTGGCGAGTGTCTCAAACCAATAGCAAGCAGGAATTAAATTTTCAAACCATCGGCTGGCTAGTTTATTGATATCATCTTGAGAATTGCCTGATTGTTTGTATTGCGATGTAAGCCCTATACTCACGTAATACAAATGTCCAATATCACTTACGTCTACATTGTATTTACTTGCATTAACCTGACCATCATAGATATTCCCATTCCCCCAGTCTCCATCTGGCGTCCGGGGTAAATGCCAATCAGTATACCCTCCGTAGGCAGTATCCCTGAGCCATGCAACCCACTCGAGCGCTTTGCTATATGTCAACGGAGTGCTGGAAACCGCAGAGCGTGTCCAATACAGCCCTGTTGTTTCTTCAATAACGATTTCCCCCTCGACTCTCAACGAATCTGCCGAGGCGATAGAAGTAAAAACACAAACATTTAACAATAGAGAGACCAAGAGTGAAACAACGGGAATAGGCATATGCTCTCTCCAGGGAGTAACAGGACATTGAAATGGAACTGATGACACCGGGACATTGAAAACTATACAGCTTTAAGTGCATTATCAATGTTTTAATGAAAAAGATAGATTTTTTTCAAAATCTCATCTCACTCCAGTGCTCTCCTCAACGCTTCCTGCGCCTCTCTGTCTCCATGAACAAGCCGAACTTCACCAGGGGGCTTAGGCATGGAACGCACCCAATCAACTAGCATCTTCTGATCAGCATGTGCAGAATATCCACTCAGGCTATAAATTTTCGCCCGAACCGATTTGGTCCCATCTACGAGTTGCCTCCCCAAAGTCCCTTTCGCCTGATACCCAACGAAGAAAACGTCATTTTTAGGATCATCAAGCCCTCGCTCAAAATGATCAACAATGCGACCGCCAGTACACATACCACTACCTGCGATGACTATGGCTGGCCCTTTCACTTGCAGCAATTTTTCATGATCCTTAAATCGTCGCACTGCATAGAGCCCTTTAAAATCAAAAGGATGATCTCCTCTGGCCATCAGTGACCGTGACTCGGCATCCCAAAACGATTCAAGAGATGAATATATCTCAGTAATTTTTAGTCCCAAGGGAGAATCGACAAAGACCGGCACATCCATACCAATGCGGTCCAATTCGTAGAGCAACTCTTGGGTCCGGCCAAGAGCAAAGGCGGGGATATAAACGATGCCTTCGTCGGCAAGGGCCATCTTCAATAAATCCCGCAGTTCTGCAATACGATTATTGCGGTCTGGATGGAACCTGTCTCCATAGGTCGATTCGAGTATTAAAAGATCGCAGTTTTCCGGCCGATCTGGGTCCGGCAAAATAGGGGTTCCAGAGCACCCTAAATCACCAGAAAATACAACCTTATACTCCGATTGGTTTTGCAGTGAAAAATAGAACTGGATAAAGCAGGACCCCAGAATGTGACCGGCATTACAAAGTTTGAATGATATTCCATTGCGTAAGGTGAATTGTTTATGCAACTCAAATCCCCATGACAACTCATCGATAAGTCGTTCGAGGTTGTTGATCTCGTTACGGCTTCGTCGGTCATGACCAAAAGAGAGTGCATCGTGTAGCATGGGAACAAGCAGAGCTTTCGTTGCGTGGCTGCAAATAATTTCTCCTCGAAAACCAGCTTCGATCAAATCAGGGACACGCCCGATATGGTCAATGTGAGCATGTGTCAAAAAGAGATACTGTATTGATGCAGGACAGACAGGAAACTGATCAAAGGGTAGGGCAAGATCCTTTCCATAGGTTGCACCGCAGTCAACAAGGATCTGTACCCCCTCATCTTTTTCAGGGTTTGACTCAACAAGATGACAGGAGCCGGTCACACAGTTTTCAGCTCCAAGATGCGTAATGCGAGGAATCATAAGAATACGAAATGTAGAGTTGTTTACTCAAACTCGTGAATGCTATTGAATAGCATCATTGGGTGCTCCCAAACACGGTGGGCAGAGAGCATCAATCTGCCCACCTTTCATTCACCTCACGGGCTCAGTTTTTTTGCAAATAATTATTCTTTAACCGTGATATCGGCTCTTATTTTTTCCATGATTTTCTCACCAATCCCTTTTACCTTGGCAAGGTCATCAATGGTTTTAAATTCGCCATGGGCATCTCTGTATTCAATAATGGCACCGGCCTTGGACAGCCCAATGCCATTGAGCGTTGCAAGCTCTGCCTGGGTGGCAGTATTGATATTGATTTTGGCAAAAGCTGCGGTCGCAAAAAAGAGGACTAGCAACAACGTCATGTAAAATTTTTTCATAGATTTCTCCTATTTTCGAAAAAGAAAAATGTATTCAGGACGCCCTCTACTTGTCCATCGTAAAGAATTTGTATATTTTTTGTCAAACTCTATATCTTCACAACTAACTAATTTACCGATACAAAACAATTAAAACCTTTGCAGCCCAGCTCATTTGAGCCAATGACTTTTTCTCTTCTTTGTCTATCAGTCCTGTGAAACACAACAAAAAGATACATATTTTATCTCTAGGCGCTATCCTAATCATAGGATTTCCCTTTTTCTTTTACGGGGGACCTGGGTACCACTCAAGCCGATCCTTTATGTCATTATGGGATCTGGGTCACGTTTTATTTTTTGCTTTTGCCACATTCTTTTTTTTACAAATTGCCGAGAAAAAAATGCTTCAATGGAAACTTTGGCAACTTATCATTTCGGTCCTTTTCACTGTTGTCGCTGCCGGTAGCTGTATAGAATGGCTTCAAAGCCTGACCAGTGATCGTTCCCCAGATATTATGGACGTGGTCCGCAACCAAATCGGCTGTTTTTTCGCTCTTTCTTTTTCCAAAGTCACAAGTCAACTCTGCATTCCCCGAATTAAGCTCAAATTTCTTAAAGCCCTTGCCGTGGTTTTGCTTCTCTTCGCTTGTATTCCCCTGATCAAAGCCTTCAGCGACGAACAAGTTGCCCGTTCTCAGTTCCCGCTTTTAGCTGATTTTGAAACTCCCTTTGAAATAAGTCGCTGGACGAATACTCTCCACCTCTTTGACGAAAGGACGCATGTACGCCATGGCTCACATGCTCTAAGGGTTCAGCTCACAACGGCAAAGTATTCCGGCACTGCTCTTTTTCACTTCCCTGGGAACTGGCAAGGATACTCTTTCCTTCACTGGAGTGTGTATAATACGCTAACGAGTTCATTACCAATCACGTTGCGGATTCACGACGTTGAGCATAAAAAGCACGGCTCTCAATATTCAGACCGTTTCAACAGAGTGTTCCAGCTACAACCGGGCTGGAATGACCTAACCGTTAATTTAGAAGATGTTCGCTCGGCCCCGAAAAACCGGAGTATGGATATGAAACACATTGAACTGCTAGGCTTTTTTGTTATCCAATTATCGGAGCCTTCTGCAATAATCGTCGATCACTTTTATCTCAGCCGCTAATTCCCCGTGAATCGAATATATCACCCGCGTTCCTTTTTCTCTCTCCTGCTCACTGGCTTTGTTGTCGTGGCCCTGCCCCTTATTGTGGCCATGGCCAGCTCTCTCCAGATACTCGATAGTTTGGCCGAACAAAGCACGGTGGCGGTTTTACGGTCTGTCTCTCGGATTGATAACAGCAAAAAGGTGATAGAATTACTCAAAAATCAGGAACGTGCAGCCAGACTCTTTCGAGTGCTCAAAGAACAGGTCCATCTTGAAGATGTTAATCAGCTACACGTGCAGATAGAGGGGCTGTTTCGCCAGATAGCGGCAACAAGTACGGAAGCACGGCTCACCCCTCTCATCAGCGCCCTGGATGAAAATGAGCAAAAATTGGTCACCCTGCTTAATGCGTCGGCGAAAGATCCGAATACACCCTCTCAGGCCATTGAAACAGCCCTGGCCGGCTATGAACAGATTGCAATGCTCGCCTCCCAAATAGA
Coding sequences within it:
- a CDS encoding VanZ family protein, with product MSLWDLGHVLFFAFATFFFLQIAEKKMLQWKLWQLIISVLFTVVAAGSCIEWLQSLTSDRSPDIMDVVRNQIGCFFALSFSKVTSQLCIPRIKLKFLKALAVVLLLFACIPLIKAFSDEQVARSQFPLLADFETPFEISRWTNTLHLFDERTHVRHGSHALRVQLTTAKYSGTALFHFPGNWQGYSFLHWSVYNTLTSSLPITLRIHDVEHKKHGSQYSDRFNRVFQLQPGWNDLTVNLEDVRSAPKNRSMDMKHIELLGFFVIQLSEPSAIIVDHFYLSR
- a CDS encoding MBL fold metallo-hydrolase yields the protein MIPRITHLGAENCVTGSCHLVESNPEKDEGVQILVDCGATYGKDLALPFDQFPVCPASIQYLFLTHAHIDHIGRVPDLIEAGFRGEIICSHATKALLVPMLHDALSFGHDRRSRNEINNLERLIDELSWGFELHKQFTLRNGISFKLCNAGHILGSCFIQFYFSLQNQSEYKVVFSGDLGCSGTPILPDPDRPENCDLLILESTYGDRFHPDRNNRIAELRDLLKMALADEGIVYIPAFALGRTQELLYELDRIGMDVPVFVDSPLGLKITEIYSSLESFWDAESRSLMARGDHPFDFKGLYAVRRFKDHEKLLQVKGPAIVIAGSGMCTGGRIVDHFERGLDDPKNDVFFVGYQAKGTLGRQLVDGTKSVRAKIYSLSGYSAHADQKMLVDWVRSMPKPPGEVRLVHGDREAQEALRRALE
- a CDS encoding ComEA family DNA-binding protein yields the protein MKKFYMTLLLVLFFATAAFAKININTATQAELATLNGIGLSKAGAIIEYRDAHGEFKTIDDLAKVKGIGEKIMEKIRADITVKE
- a CDS encoding PEP-CTERM sorting domain-containing protein (PEP-CTERM proteins occur, often in large numbers, in the proteomes of bacteria that also encode an exosortase, a predicted intramembrane cysteine proteinase. The presence of a PEP-CTERM domain at a protein's C-terminus predicts cleavage within the sorting domain, followed by covalent anchoring to some some component of the (usually Gram-negative) cell surface. Many PEP-CTERM proteins exhibit an unusual sequence composition that includes large numbers of potential glycosylation sites. Expression of one such protein has been shown restore the ability of a bacterium to form floc, a type of biofilm.), whose amino-acid sequence is MPIPVVSLLVSLLLNVCVFTSIASADSLRVEGEIVIEETTGLYWTRSAVSSTPLTYSKALEWVAWLRDTAYGGYTDWHLPRTPDGDWGNGNIYDGQVNASKYNVDVSDIGHLYYVSIGLTSQYKQSGNSQDDINKLASRWFENLIPACYWFETLASEEINGAETGWGFDFGWGSQFKLNTSNVAYAIAVRSAVPEPSVAGLFMTALLSFTFVRTRRKTH